From one Brachypodium distachyon strain Bd21 chromosome 4, Brachypodium_distachyon_v3.0, whole genome shotgun sequence genomic stretch:
- the LOC100823698 gene encoding lysM domain receptor-like kinase 4, with protein MAPSRATAALLFSAAVFVLLSGARSQQPYGTQIGDCHNKHNDTGMLGYFCNGAPSCQSYLTFRARPPYSDPASIAALLGANATNLAAANSASPSSSSSFAPGTKVLVPVPCACTGRGRGHYQSNVTSYVAVPGDTLLIIAKGTFQGLTTCQAVQEQSLGGKPPESLLAGQRLPVVPLRCACPSAAQAAAGTRFLVSYLVDEFDEVRAVAARFGVDAAGIAAANGLKSDGTIFPFTTLLIPVKSPPDISQLRSPPPPPPPPPAASVPAAEKRSNHAGVYIGVGVAVAAVAVIASVGAVLARKARKRARAGAAVATTGKGTGKASHGTTSAGEVSVTISEAFSSLSDIKSSLKVYTYEELTAATDDFSAARRIGGSVYRATFGADTAAVEVVAGRDASKEVELMSRMNHFNLVRLTGVCHHRGRWYLVSEYAAHGTLRDRLLLGATEAPAALSWAQRVQVALDAAEGLRYLHEYARPPCVHMDVRSGSVLLDAALRGKVCNFGCARAIRGGAGEAGPPREFTMTSSIGGARGYVAPEYLEHGVVSPKADVYSLGVVLLELVTGKGVDELDGSRGDPLAGLNALTTGDREEEGDGAALEKLEEFVDPAMAAGSCPRDAVVMMVRLIERCLRRDAAARPSMGEVAQYLLKLSGISGDSWRSSSEYLRSSGSETASQRLAR; from the coding sequence ATGGCTCCGTCACGCGCTACGGCTGCTCTCCTCTTCTCCGCGGCggtcttcgtcctcctctccGGCGCGCGGTCGCAGCAGCCGTACGGCACACAGATCGGCGACTGCCACAACAAGCACAACGACACCGGCATGCTGGGCTACTTCTGCAACGGCGCACCGTCCTGCCAGTCCTACCTCACcttccgcgcccgcccgcCCTACTCCGACCCGGCCTCCATCGCCGCGCTCCTCGGCGCCAACGCCACGAACCTCGCCGCAGCCAACTCTGCCTCGccatcgtcttcgtcttccttcGCGCCGGGCACCAAAGTGCTCGTCCCGGTGCCCTGCGCCTGCACGGGCCGGGGGCGGGGCCACTACCAGAGCAACGTGACGTCCTACGTGGCGGTCCCCGGCGACACGCTGCTCATCATCGCGAAGGGCACGTTCCAGGGGCTCACCACGTGCCAGGCGGTGCAGGAGCAGAGCCTCGGCGGCAAGCCCCCGGAGAGCCTGCTCGCGGGCCAGAGACTCCCCGTGGTGCCGCTCCGGTGCGCGTGCCCGAGCGCCGCGCAGGCCGCGGCCGGCACCAGGTTCCTCGTGAGCTACCTGGTGGACGAGTTCGACGAGGTGCGCGCCGTGGCTGCCAGGTTCGGCGTGGACGCGGCCGGCATCGCCGCGGCCAATGGGCTGAAGAGCGACGGGACCATTTTCCCTTTCACTACCTTGCTGATTCCTGTCAAGTCCCCGCCAGACATTTCGCAGctccggtcgccgccgccgcctcctccaccgccgccggcagcgtctgttccggcggcggagaagaggAGCAATCACGCAGGAGTTTACATTGGCGTTGGCGTGGCCGTGGCAGCTGTTGCCGTCATCGCCTCTGTTGGGGCCGTTCTTGCTCGGAAGGCGAGGAAACGAGCTCGAGCCGGCGCCGCTGTAGCCACCACCGGCAAGGGCACGGGGAAGGCATCGCACGGAacaaccagcgccggcgaAGTCTCCGTGACAATCAGCGAGGCGTTCTCGAGCCTGTCGGACATCAAGTCCTCCCTGAAGGTGTACACCTACGAGGAGCTTACTGCGGCCACAGACGACTTCAGCGCGGCTCGCCGCATCGGCGGGTCGGTCTACAGAGCAACCTTCGGCGCCgacaccgccgccgtggaggtcGTGGCCGGCCGCGACGCGTCCAAGGAGGTGGAGCTCATGAGCCGGATGAACCACTTCAACCTCGTCAGGCTCACGGGCGTCTGCCACCACCGCGGGCGGTGGTACCTCGTCTCCGAGTACGCCGCGCACGGCACGCTCCGGGACCGGCTCCTCCTCGGGGCCacggaggcgccggcggcgctgagCTGGGCGCAGCGGGTGCAGGTGGCGCTGGACGCGGCGGAGGGGCTCCGGTACCTGCACGAGTACGCGCGCCCGCCGTGCGTGCACATGGACGTGCGCAGCGGCAGCGTGCTCCTGGACGCTGCGCTCCGCGGCAAGGTCTGCAACTTCGGCTGCGCCAGGGCCATCCGCGGAGGCGCCGGAGAAGCAGGGCCGCCGCGGGAGTTCACGATGACGAGCAGCATCGGCGGGGCGCGCGGGTACGTGGCGCCGGAGTACCTGGAGCACGGCGTGGTGTCGCCCAAGGCCGACGTGTACTCCCTCGGCGTCGTGCTGCTGGAGCTCGTCACCGGGAAGGGCGTCGACGAGCTGGACGGCAGCCGGGGCGACCCGCTCGCCGGATTAAACGCGTTGACCACCGGAGACCGCGAAGAGGAGGGTGATGGCGCGGCGCTGGagaagctggaggagttcgtggacccggcgatggcggcggggaGCTGCCCTCGGGACGCGGTGGTGATGATGGTCAGGCTGATCGAGAGGTGCCTCCGgcgggacgcggcggcgcggccgagcATGGGGGAGGTGGCGCAGTACCTGCTGAAGCTGTCGGGCATCTCGGGGGACAGTTGGCGGAGTTCGTCGGAGTACCTCCGGAGTTCTGGCAGCGAAACGGCCAGTCAACGGCTAGCGCGGTGA
- the LOC100839948 gene encoding kinesin-like protein KIN-7L, producing MEKISVAVRFRPPKPSAEADTTSPSGGGGGGDREWRIDDTRISLLHRTVPVPGASFAFDHVFDETATNARIYGLLVRSLICAAVDGFNGTAFAYGQTSSGKTFTMNGSGSHPGIIPLAVRDVFDTAAEAVDREFLIRVSYMEIYNEEINDLLALGSEKLLIHENLERGVYVSGLREEIVNNAEQVLKLLELGEANRHFGETNMNIRSSRSHTIFRMVIESSAKDQMNSGDAIRVSVLNLVDLAGSERIAKTGADGVRLKEGKHINKSLMILGNVINKLSENGKQRGHIPYRDSKLTRILQPALGGNAKTSIICTAAPEEIHIEETRGTLQFASRAKCVSNCAQVNEILTDAALLKRQKLEIEELRKKLQGSHSEVLEQVILKQRNDMHKSELERDRLANELEEERRLRETLEHRLAEQQKMLEHHNITSISADQFTDSSQLDALKTPESKHMPDGFVANRSHYSKDVEFSPVPENLGTVAGEDLWMQLNKGCITDLEMLEMTPGFKCAPSLIEDTIAAAPLDESIDTRCQRLEKDCTFNRQQLEDRCAALEKERELLKEENSSLLQELSKSKQDANHLVAEKEELLKDLEAERCRMDELKQDIRMFSQAFAQRQGQLASLHTKSKAIVDNFKASQVALPLDQA from the exons ATGGAGAAGATCTCCGTCGCTGTCCGCTTCCGCCCGCCCAAGCCCTCCGCGGAGGCTGACACCACCTCCCcgtcgggcggcggcggcggcggagaccgCGAGTGGCGCATCGACGACACCCggatctccctcctccaccgcaCCGTCCCCGTCCCCGGCGCCTCCTTCGCCTTCG ACCACGTGTTCGACGAAACGGCGACCAACGCGCGGATCTACGGCCTGCTCGTCCGCTCCCTCATCTGTGCCGCCGTTGATGGCTTCAATGGCACCGCCTTTGCCTATGGCCAGACAAGCAGCGGCAAGACCTTCACCATGAACGGCTCTGGTTCCCACCCAGGGATCATCCCACTCGCTGTCCGTGACGTCTTTGACACCGCCGCTGAG GCTGTGGACCGTGAGTTCCTGATAAGGGTCTCGTACATGGAGATTTACAACGAGGAGATCAATGACCTCTTGGCACTTGGGAGCGAGAAATTGTTGATTCATGAGAACCTGGAG CGTGGAGTGTATGTGTCTGGCCTGCGGGAAGAGATTGTTAACAATGCTGAACAGGTGCTAAAGCTTCTTGAGCTTGGCGAAG CAAATAGGCATTTCGGAGAAACAAACATGAACATACGGAGCAGCCGGTCCCACACTATTTTTAGGATG GTCATTGAAAGCAGTGCTAAGGACCAGATGAACTCTGGAGATGCAATCCGTGTATCTGTCTTG AACTTGGTAGATTTAGCTGGATCAGAAAGAATCGCCAAGACAGGAGCTGATGGTGTGAGGCTCAAGGAAGGGAAGCATATTAACAAAAGTTTGATGATTCTTGGAAATGTGATCAATAAGTTGAGTGAGAATGGAAAGCAACG agGGCACATCCCCTATCGTGATAGTAAGTTGACTCGCATTCTCCAACCTGCACTTGGAGGCAATGCAAAGACATCAATCATTTGCACTGCTGCACCTGAAGAG ATTCATATTGAGGAAACTAGAGGAACTCTTCAATTTGCAAGTAGAGCAAAATGTGTCAGCAATTGTGCCCAAGTAAATGAG ATTCTAACAGATGCTGCTCTGCTGAAGAGGCAAAAGCTGGAAATAGAAGAACTACGCAAAAAGCTGCAG GGTTCCCATTCTGAAGTCTTGGAGCAGGTTATCCTAAAGCAACGCAATGACATGCATAAG TCTGAACTCGAGCGTGATCGACTGGCAAATGAACTTGAAGAGGAAAGGAGGTTAAGGGAGACTCTAGAGCACCGTTTGGCGgagcaacaaaaaatgttaGAACACCACAACATTACCAGCATATCAGCAGATCAGTTTACTGATTCTAGCCAG CTAGATGCACTGAAAACACCAGAATCTAAGCATATGCCAGATGGATTTGTTGCCAACCGCTCACACTATTCAAAGGATGTGGAGTTCAGCCCAGTACCTGAAAATTTAGGCACTGTTGCTGGCGAGGACCTCTGGATGCAGCTGAACAAAGGGTGCATTACTGATCTTGAGATGCTTGAGATGACACCTGGTTTCAAATGCGCGCCATCCTTGATAGAAGATACAATAGCA GCTGCACCACTGGACGAGTCTATTGACACGAGATGCCAAAGGTTGGAAAAGGACTGCACCTTCAATCGGCAGCAGCTTGAGGACAGGTGTGCGGCACTCGAGAAGGAGCGGGAACTACTCAAGGAGGAGAACTCGTCATTGCTACAAGAGCTCTCCAAGTCGAAGCAGGACGCCAATCATCTTGTTGCTGAAAAGGAGGAGCTGCTGAAGGATCTGGAGGCTGAGAGGTGCAGGatggatgagctgaagcaggaTATTAGGATGTTCAGCCAGGCCTTCGCGCAAAGGCAAGGGCAGCTGGCGTCCCTACACACCAAATCGAAGGCCATTGTGGACAACTTCAAGGCCTCTCAGGTCGCATTGCCTTTAGATCAAGCGTAA
- the LOC100840257 gene encoding uncharacterized protein LOC100840257, whose translation MASPWRPRMEIDGDEDHGGSSGHEESSRAIVVPPALTAPPTGLPPASNHRRAAAASAATSEPRQKRPRSKGKGRVDEAAGPSTQRQPAAAAAPVGDAQGGTASESKVGKRKGKSKSNLQMPILMTTISHQNLKMIAADLLLKKMVLAAIVDATKWFFLHAVCDL comes from the exons ATGGCAAGTCCATGGAGGCCACGTATGGAAATTGACGGTGATGAGGACCACGGTGGCAGCAGTGGCCATGAAGAATCATCAAGAGCTATTGTTGTTCCTCCTGCCCTGACTGCCCCGCCTACTGGACTGCCTCCTGCTTCCAATCAtcgtcgtgctgctgctgcttctgctgcgaCGAGCGAACCTAGACAGAAGCGTCCAAGATCTAAAGGAAAGGGGCGTGTCGATGAAGCTGCTGGACCGAGCACACAGCGTCAacctgcagctgctgcagccccTGTTGGAGATGCCCAAGGTGGCACAGCTTCAGAATCAAAG GTGGGGAAGAGGAAAGGGAAAAGCAAGAGCAATCTTCAAATGCCAATCCTAATGACAACGATCTCTCATCAGAATCTAAAGATGATTGCTGCTGACCTGTTGTTGAAGAAGATGGTGCTGGCTGCTATTGTTGATGCAACAAAATGGTTCTTTTTACATGCTGTTTGTGATTTGTGA
- the LOC104584969 gene encoding brain acid soluble protein 1-like: MSDPPVSAPQPPPPAARGKQVAKESEGGSDSSWPGDESSGDKAGGVEGAQTVLPEAEVEDEDDVPLVRRPRVPAAGALGGGSSPAGLATAAAPAASAASTAAAPSATARGASAASTATPRGSAVPPKQGIFTGYSLKLNPPRDGAPAGAGKRGRTDTAPAVPSKKPRTRASVSACQIGTRTSGAATMPAVDPVPEEEPAAGPNAPTTGADDTVINLTSDVEDAELRDEPKLSTYGL, translated from the exons atgtccgatcCCCCGGTTTCAGCCCCGCAGCCTCCACCACCCGCAGCCcgtgggaagcaagtggccAAGGAGAGCGAGGGGGGATCGGATTCTAGTTGGCCCGGTGACGAGTCCTCTGGCGACAAGGCTGGCGGCGTTGAAGGAGCCCAGACGGTcctcccggaggcggaggtggaggacgaggacgatgtGCCGCTGGTGCGGCGGCCAAGAGTGCCGGCGGCAGGAGCACTCGGCGGGGGTTCATCTCCCGCGGGTCTCGCCACCGCAGCGGCCCCGGCTGCGTCGGCAGCGTCGACGGCAGCGGCTCCCTCTGCAACGGCCAGAGGCGCCTCGGCGGCTTCCACGGCAACGCCACGAGGGTCCGCGGTCCCGCCCAAGCAGGGGATCTTCACGGGCTActcgctcaagctcaaccccccgaG GGACGGCGCCCCGGCAGGAGCGGGCAAGAGGGGAAGAACCGACACCGCACCCGCTGTGCCAAGCAAGAAGCCACGAACCCGGGCCAGCGTTAGTGCCTGCCAAATCGGCACGAGgaccagcggcgccgccactaTGCCAGCCGTCGACCCGGTCCccgaggaggagcccgcagcAG GTCCCAACGCGCCCACCACGGGGGCGGATGATACGGTAATCAACCTCACCTCTGACGTCGAGGACGCTGAGTTGAGGGACGAGCCGAAG CTTAGCACCTACGGGCTATGA
- the LOC100840861 gene encoding DUF724 domain-containing protein 3 isoform X1 gives MPSPSPKQTGRRRSRSRGWSSSPKDSSRRPPQSPGPSSPQPLAQLPPLPPGTEVEVRVDDDGFHGSWFEATVEAFVPAQRRGSRPRCTVAYTHLPPDHPDAATTLVELSHIRPRPPLSSPEAEPFRLHEIVEAFHEDGWRSGIVLATGPLAVAFPITREVVAFQEPHHVRPRRDYVDGQWAPSQAAVAVQPKRAARVYAVGEKVEVVRDRELYGVSWYPATVAKAIDTLSYLVEYLDLKDEKGTGMLTEYLHYRFIRPAVRWEGGFWLGPGAAVEAYREGAWSAGVVRRHVGESKYEISIDGKEAELLLTTVQELLKPQYNWNGKYWNIVRAKRKGNERQSISGEHPSSSVEVASNDDEHKHHTESSSTKRSRIELMEKTPEELTDGSKNAPECEMNRTLSVLRKSSASSSLPSGRNNFRVLPQRIVSSCTVPMKGKPHNRSRADVIPMKGLGLHHASSENPKPHNRSRADVIGEVNHEILSEMLRSDGQLNTRGTSADEAHDMLPTAGLIEQKMDSNCINNAAQQMEIHEMHPIQALRGNSDDNDNRQLERRGHGTVHVNEVTIQRIQEPIESICGGQDFQDGERVDERPTEPHVQNAASSHCTIGNTPFRSCSVSGSSLNLTLGSHQIEHVSHQIEHVSITKTSCWWDLCRDIQQQPHFLPLQEFVPELREGMALGLMVAYVSLVDSIKKSCIEDSIASFEGKISALAYLERNGFDVKFLQLSLDRLLQMKRNHAKHLERVDKLKELLPEKESIMSGKYVLLREKEEAICQLQQKLECLHGEVEQIAKEAKDEDAEISRLKEDVNITLQERDDVVLRFQSVQAELCSTLHISD, from the exons ATGCCCAGCCCCTCGCCGAAGCaaaccggccgccgccgaagccgcAGCCGAGGCTGGAGCAGCTCGCCGAAGGACTCctcccggcggccgccgcagtCCCCGGGGCCTTCCTCTCCGCAGCCCCTCGCTCAGCTGCCGCCCCTGCCCCCTGGCACGGAGGTCGAGGTCcgcgtcgacgacgacggcttcCACGGCTCCTGGTTCGAGGCCACCGTCGAAGCCTTCGTCCCGGCGCAGCGCCGCGGCTCCCGGCCCCGCTGCACCGTGGCCTACACCCACCTCCCCCCAGACCaccccgacgccgccaccacccTCGTCGAGCTCTCCCACATCCGCCCCCGCcccccgctctcctccccCGAGGCGGAGCCTTTCCGCCTCCACGAAATCGTCGAGGCGTTTCACGAGGACGGCTGGCGTTCCGGCATCGTCCTCGCCACTGGCCCTCTCGCCGTCGCCTTCCCCATCACCCGCGAGGTGGTCGCCTTCCAGGAGCCCCACCAcgtccgcccccgccgcgactACGTTGACGGCCAGTGGGCCCCGTCGCAGGCCGCGGTTGCCGTGCAGCCGAAGCGCGCGGCCAGGGTCTACGCCGTCGGGGAGAAGGTGGAGGTGGTGAGGGATCGGGAGTTGTATGGCGTCTCGTGGTACCCCGCCACGGTGGCGAAGGCCATCGATACGCTGAGCTACCTGGTGGAGTACTTGGATCTGAAGGACGAGAAGGGCACGGGAATGCTGACGGAGTACCTGCATTACCGGTTCATCAGGCCGGCTGTGAGGTGGGAGGGCGGGTTCTGGCTCGGGCCCGGTGCTGCGGTGGAGGCGTATCGTGAAGGGGCGTGGTCAGCAGGGGTGGTGCGCAGGCATGTTGGTGAGAGCAAGTATGAGATTAGCATCGATGGGAAGGAGGCAGAGTTGCTGCTGACGACGGTGCAGGAGTTGCTGAAACCTCAGTACAATTGGAATGGCAAATATTGGAACATTGTCAGAGCTAAG AGAAAAGGTAATGAGCGGCAATCCATATCTGGAGAACACCCAAGCTCATCTGTTGAGGTGGCATCCAATGATGATGAACATAAGCATCATACTGAATCTTCGAGCACAAAAAGGTCAAGAATAGAACTGATGGAGAAAACCCCCGAAGAGTTAACTGATGGTTCTAAAAATGCGCCAGAGTGTGAGATGAACAGAACTTTATCTGTGTTACGGAAGTCATCAGCAAGTAGTTCTTTACCATCTGGAAGGAATAACTTTCGAGTGCTTCCACAGAGGATAGTGAGTTCCTGTACAGTACCAATGAAGGGTAAACCTCATAACAGATCTAGAGCAGATGTTATACCAATGAAGGGTCTTGGGCTTCATCATGCTTCCTCAGAAAATCCAAAACCTCATAACAGATCTAGAGCAGATGTTATTGGGGAAGTAAATCATGAAATCCTGTCTGAGATGTTGCGTTCTGATGGTCAGCTTAATACACGTGGAACAAGTGCTGATGAAGCCCATGATATGCTTCCGACTGCAGGATTAATAGAACAGAAAATGGATTCaaattgcataaataatgCTGCCCAACAGATGGAAATTCATGAAATGCACCCTATTCAAGCACTTAGGGGAAACAGTGACGACAATGATAAT AGACAGTTGGAGAGGAGAGGACATGGTACGGTGCACGTAAATGAAGTAACAATTCAAAGGATTCAAGAACCCATTGAATCAATATGTGGTGGACAAG ATTTTCAAGATGGGGAAAGAGTGGATGAGAGACCGACTGAACCGCATGTCCAGAATGCTGCGAGTTCACATTGCACCATTGGCAACACTCCATTTAGGAGCTGCTCAGTTTCTGGGAGCTCTCTGAACTTAACCTTGGGTTCACATCAAATTGAGCATGTTTCACATCAAATTGAGCATGTTTCAATCACGAAGACCTCATGCTGGTGGGATCTGTGCCGGGATATACAACAGCAACCCCATTTCCTTCCGCTTCAGGAATTTGTGCCAGAATTGCGTGAAGGAATGGCTTTAGGTTTAATGGTGGCGTATGTCAGCTTAGTTGACAGTATAAAAAAATCCTGCATAGAAGATAGCATTGCATCATTTGAAGGGAAGATTAGTGCCCTTGCCTATTTAGAAAGAAATGGATTTGACGTTAAATTTCTGCAGCTTAGCCTGGACAGATTGCTTCAGATGAAACGTAATCATGCTAAGCATCTTGAACGTGTGGACAAGTTAAAAGAGCTGTTGCCTGAGAAGGAGTCTATCATGTCTGGAAAGTATGTTTTGCTTCGTGAAAAGGAAGAAGCTATATGTCAACTTCAGCAAAAACTTGAGTGCCTACATGGTGAAGTTGAGCAGATTGCAAAAGAGGCAAAAGATGAAGATGCAGAGATCTCTAGGCTGAAAGAGGATGTTAATATCACTTTGCAAGAACGTGATGACGTTGTACTGCGATTTCAGAGTGTTCAAGCCGAGTTGTGTTCAACACTGCATATATCTGACTGA
- the LOC100840861 gene encoding DUF724 domain-containing protein 3 isoform X2, translating to MPSPSPKQTGRRRSRSRGWSSSPKDSSRRPPQSPGPSSPQPLAQLPPLPPGTEVEVRVDDDGFHGSWFEATVEAFVPAQRRGSRPRCTVAYTHLPPDHPDAATTLVELSHIRPRPPLSSPEAEPFRLHEIVEAFHEDGWRSGIVLATGPLAVAFPITREVVAFQEPHHVRPRRDYVDGQWAPSQAAVAVQPKRAARVYAVGEKVEVVRDRELYGVSWYPATVAKAIDTLSYLVEYLDLKDEKGTGMLTEYLHYRFIRPAVRWEGGFWLGPGAAVEAYREGAWSAGVVRRHVGESKYEISIDGKEAELLLTTVQELLKPQYNWNGKYWNIVRAKRKGNERQSISGEHPSSSVEVASNDDEHKHHTESSSTKRSRIELMEKTPEELTDGSKNAPECEMNRTLSVLRKSSASSSLPSGRNNFRVLPQRIVSSCTVPMKGKPHNRSRADVIPMKGLGLHHASSENPKPHNRSRADVIGEVNHEILSEMLRSDGQLNTRGTSADEAHDMLPTAGLIEQKMDSNCINNAAQQMEIHEMHPIQALRGNSDDNDNLERRGHGTVHVNEVTIQRIQEPIESICGGQDFQDGERVDERPTEPHVQNAASSHCTIGNTPFRSCSVSGSSLNLTLGSHQIEHVSHQIEHVSITKTSCWWDLCRDIQQQPHFLPLQEFVPELREGMALGLMVAYVSLVDSIKKSCIEDSIASFEGKISALAYLERNGFDVKFLQLSLDRLLQMKRNHAKHLERVDKLKELLPEKESIMSGKYVLLREKEEAICQLQQKLECLHGEVEQIAKEAKDEDAEISRLKEDVNITLQERDDVVLRFQSVQAELCSTLHISD from the exons ATGCCCAGCCCCTCGCCGAAGCaaaccggccgccgccgaagccgcAGCCGAGGCTGGAGCAGCTCGCCGAAGGACTCctcccggcggccgccgcagtCCCCGGGGCCTTCCTCTCCGCAGCCCCTCGCTCAGCTGCCGCCCCTGCCCCCTGGCACGGAGGTCGAGGTCcgcgtcgacgacgacggcttcCACGGCTCCTGGTTCGAGGCCACCGTCGAAGCCTTCGTCCCGGCGCAGCGCCGCGGCTCCCGGCCCCGCTGCACCGTGGCCTACACCCACCTCCCCCCAGACCaccccgacgccgccaccacccTCGTCGAGCTCTCCCACATCCGCCCCCGCcccccgctctcctccccCGAGGCGGAGCCTTTCCGCCTCCACGAAATCGTCGAGGCGTTTCACGAGGACGGCTGGCGTTCCGGCATCGTCCTCGCCACTGGCCCTCTCGCCGTCGCCTTCCCCATCACCCGCGAGGTGGTCGCCTTCCAGGAGCCCCACCAcgtccgcccccgccgcgactACGTTGACGGCCAGTGGGCCCCGTCGCAGGCCGCGGTTGCCGTGCAGCCGAAGCGCGCGGCCAGGGTCTACGCCGTCGGGGAGAAGGTGGAGGTGGTGAGGGATCGGGAGTTGTATGGCGTCTCGTGGTACCCCGCCACGGTGGCGAAGGCCATCGATACGCTGAGCTACCTGGTGGAGTACTTGGATCTGAAGGACGAGAAGGGCACGGGAATGCTGACGGAGTACCTGCATTACCGGTTCATCAGGCCGGCTGTGAGGTGGGAGGGCGGGTTCTGGCTCGGGCCCGGTGCTGCGGTGGAGGCGTATCGTGAAGGGGCGTGGTCAGCAGGGGTGGTGCGCAGGCATGTTGGTGAGAGCAAGTATGAGATTAGCATCGATGGGAAGGAGGCAGAGTTGCTGCTGACGACGGTGCAGGAGTTGCTGAAACCTCAGTACAATTGGAATGGCAAATATTGGAACATTGTCAGAGCTAAG AGAAAAGGTAATGAGCGGCAATCCATATCTGGAGAACACCCAAGCTCATCTGTTGAGGTGGCATCCAATGATGATGAACATAAGCATCATACTGAATCTTCGAGCACAAAAAGGTCAAGAATAGAACTGATGGAGAAAACCCCCGAAGAGTTAACTGATGGTTCTAAAAATGCGCCAGAGTGTGAGATGAACAGAACTTTATCTGTGTTACGGAAGTCATCAGCAAGTAGTTCTTTACCATCTGGAAGGAATAACTTTCGAGTGCTTCCACAGAGGATAGTGAGTTCCTGTACAGTACCAATGAAGGGTAAACCTCATAACAGATCTAGAGCAGATGTTATACCAATGAAGGGTCTTGGGCTTCATCATGCTTCCTCAGAAAATCCAAAACCTCATAACAGATCTAGAGCAGATGTTATTGGGGAAGTAAATCATGAAATCCTGTCTGAGATGTTGCGTTCTGATGGTCAGCTTAATACACGTGGAACAAGTGCTGATGAAGCCCATGATATGCTTCCGACTGCAGGATTAATAGAACAGAAAATGGATTCaaattgcataaataatgCTGCCCAACAGATGGAAATTCATGAAATGCACCCTATTCAAGCACTTAGGGGAAACAGTGACGACAATGATAAT TTGGAGAGGAGAGGACATGGTACGGTGCACGTAAATGAAGTAACAATTCAAAGGATTCAAGAACCCATTGAATCAATATGTGGTGGACAAG ATTTTCAAGATGGGGAAAGAGTGGATGAGAGACCGACTGAACCGCATGTCCAGAATGCTGCGAGTTCACATTGCACCATTGGCAACACTCCATTTAGGAGCTGCTCAGTTTCTGGGAGCTCTCTGAACTTAACCTTGGGTTCACATCAAATTGAGCATGTTTCACATCAAATTGAGCATGTTTCAATCACGAAGACCTCATGCTGGTGGGATCTGTGCCGGGATATACAACAGCAACCCCATTTCCTTCCGCTTCAGGAATTTGTGCCAGAATTGCGTGAAGGAATGGCTTTAGGTTTAATGGTGGCGTATGTCAGCTTAGTTGACAGTATAAAAAAATCCTGCATAGAAGATAGCATTGCATCATTTGAAGGGAAGATTAGTGCCCTTGCCTATTTAGAAAGAAATGGATTTGACGTTAAATTTCTGCAGCTTAGCCTGGACAGATTGCTTCAGATGAAACGTAATCATGCTAAGCATCTTGAACGTGTGGACAAGTTAAAAGAGCTGTTGCCTGAGAAGGAGTCTATCATGTCTGGAAAGTATGTTTTGCTTCGTGAAAAGGAAGAAGCTATATGTCAACTTCAGCAAAAACTTGAGTGCCTACATGGTGAAGTTGAGCAGATTGCAAAAGAGGCAAAAGATGAAGATGCAGAGATCTCTAGGCTGAAAGAGGATGTTAATATCACTTTGCAAGAACGTGATGACGTTGTACTGCGATTTCAGAGTGTTCAAGCCGAGTTGTGTTCAACACTGCATATATCTGACTGA